In the genome of Arachis stenosperma cultivar V10309 chromosome 2, arast.V10309.gnm1.PFL2, whole genome shotgun sequence, the window TTGGGATAGTGCTTTAAACCAATTAAGAAGTTCTCCACACCCTGAAATCCAAAATTCATTGAAAATAAGTTTTGAAAGTTTGTCTAGCTCAGAGAGAGAAATGTTTTTGGATATTGCCTGTTTCTTCAAAGGCATTGACAAGGATGATGTAGTAGGAGTGTTAGAAAATTGTGGTTATTTTCCACAATTTggaattgaaattttgattgaCAAATCTTTGGTCACTCTTAATAGGGATAATAAATTGGAAATGCATGATTTACTTCAAGAAATGGGAAAGAATATAGTGTTTCAAGAATCTCCAAATGATCCAGGAAAACGTAGTAGATTGTGGTCTCATGATGACATCAGCCGTGTGTTGACACAAAATAAGGTTTGTGCCAATTCTTCTGCCACTACTGGATGATTGGTTTTAGATCAACAAAAAATGGCATTCgatatttcttttctttaaacatttgttttatcttttaatcaacAATATTGCACTATTGAATAATTACAATTCTGAGTGTTAGGGAACTGAAGCAATTCAAGCAATAGTATACTATGGTCAAGCATATGAAGCAGGATGGAGCTCTGAAGCAATTCAAGCAAAAGTACACTATACTCGACGACATGAAGCAAGATGGAGCACTGAAGCTTTCTCCAAGACCAGCAACATAAGGTTGCTAAGGATATTTAATGTGTTTCATCTTTCCCATGGCCTTGATTGCCTTCCTTATGCACTCAGAGTTCTTGACTGGTATGGATGCCCTCTGAAAACTCTGCCACTTACTGATCAACTGGATGTTGTTGACATCAATTTGTATTCTAGCAAAATTGAACAACTTTGGCACGGAACAAAGGTAAAATTCATTGGTTAATTGCTTTTTTCAAACTATGTTTTAGTGATGTTCACAAATCAcaataacattgaaattttgttttcaCATGTATACTTCTGATCAGATTCTACATAAGTTGAAGTCCATCAACTTGAGTTTTTCCAAAAACCTAAACCAAACCCCTGACTTTGTGGAGGTTCCGAATCTCGAATCGTTAGTTCTTCAAGGTTGTAGAAGCCTAACCGAAATCCACTCATCTGTTATGCACCTCAAGAAACTTGTTCAATTGAACTTAAAAGGCTGCAAAAGGCTCAAAGCTCTTCCAGGTAAAATGGAGATGAGTTCATTAAAGGTTTTAAATCTTTCTGGTTGCTCAAACATGAACACCATCCCAGACTTTGGGAATTGCATGGGACATCTAGAAGAGCTTCATTTGGATGGAACTGCTGTAACAGAGCTACCTTCATCATTAGGATGTCTGGTTGGACTTGTTCTTTTGCATTTACAGAATTGCAGGTATCTTGTTTGCCTTCCGGATACCATTCATAAGTTGAAGTCCCTCAAAGTTCTTAATGTTTCTAATTGCTCGAAACTCCGTAGCTTGCCAGAGTGCCTACAGGAATTGAATAATCTGGAAGTACTTGATGCTAGCAATACTGCCATTGAAGAACTACCTTTATTTGTATGTTATCTAGAAAACATCAAAGTAGTGTCATTTGCTGGTTGCAAAGAGTCAACATCCGTGTTAAATTGCTTTCGAGTTCCATCTGCTGTTTGCCGTCCATCCCTTTTGAGAAGGTTAGATTTAAGTTATTGCAATCTACTTGCTGAATCAATACCAGATGGTTTTTGTGGCATATCGCTGAGGGATTTGGATCTTTCTGGCAACAACTTTGTTAACCTACCAAGCGACATTTCCAAACACTCTACGCTTGAATATCTTTGTCTAAACTCGTGCAAGAAGCTTCAGTCATTGCCTGGGCTTCCATTAAGCATAAAAAGAATAGATGCAATCAACTGTGCCTCATTGGTAACGTCTAAATTCCATCCATCTAGGCAGCATTATTGCATCACCTGTACAATGGCACTTACCAAGAGAACGGAAGAGCCTCCTTAAGGTTTGTAAACCTACTATTTCTTGACATAATTATCCATTCCTGTCAATTATTCAATACTGCAATTCTATGCCAATTTCAGGcctcttttatttttgcttGTGTTAATTCCTGTGTGTCTTTGTGAAATTGTGGCTACTCTCTTCGGAGAATCACACGTTCCTTAACTATCGGAAAAAAATGTTAATTTCAGGGGATTTGCTTTCCGAGAACACCATTCGACATGCTTATCACAGGCAATGAAATTCCATCATGGTTTGCACCTCAGAAGTCTTCTTCCTTTGCAGAAATACCATTTCCTCATCCTTGTCCGCCAACTTCCTTTGCAGAAATACCATTTCCTCATCCTTGTCCGCCAACTGAATGGCTGGGATTTGCTGTGTGTTTCTTGCTGGTAGCGGATCGGCCTCTGGTCTATGGCGATACAGAGATCGCTTGTTACAAAATAATGAAACAAGATAAAGATGATTGGAGGGCGGAGTCTCCCGTGATCACCAGGAATGTTCCTCTTCTGGAGCCAAAACTACCTCACCTTTACATTCTCTTTCTGTCCATTGGAGAATACCCTGAAAGAATGCATACAGGTTATGGGTTTCGTTTGATGCGTTGCCCTGATTGCGGTCCATTGAAAATAGTGCAGGCTGGGTGTCGTCTGGTGTGCAAGGAAGATCTTCAAGATATTTATCGAAATCATTCCCATACTTCCTCTGTAGGGCctaataatgaataaaaaacaaacaaCAACGATGGGCCAAGCCCATAACCTTTCCTTCTTTTCCTTCTACTCCAACGGCACACACAAACACTTCAATGCAGCAATACACACACATCTCTCACCGCCATCCTCATGTCACTTCTTTAACAATAACTAGTGTGAATCCCGCGCGATGCGCAGATTGTGTACATAAtctattttattgtatttatgtatattttgtttataaaaaaaattaatacatattTATGAGGAGTTAATttatttagtatataaatagattgattaattaattttttttaatattaatgttCAATCtcgttaaaaaaataaacataaaatttgattaaaagtCCTACTTTTTCCTTATCAATCAAacaaaaccaacaaaaataaactcatgaatcaataaaagtaaatttacaaagacaaaagtatttttattttaaactttgaTATATATTTAAACCAAAGACACCCTTAACCCTGGATTCAAAGATCATTGGCAATTGAACATGAACCTCATGTCTCAATTTCTAACCTATTCTTATTTCATTCTTTCAATTTCTTTATCATTTGCTCCAAATGTCACATCTTTCCAAACAACAAATAGAACTATATGTTAAAAAGACATGAAAATACATTTTTATTGCCTCATGCCTCAGTTCCAAATTGAATGAGCACTTATGCCTTGAATATTACTATCTCAACACATTAAGCATTGATAATAGTTAAAAAGACAAATCTCAACAATAAATGAAACTTTCCAAATCCTTTCTCTTGCTGCGGCTGCAATCAATCTTGCATCAATTTGCGAGCGCAGCCCGTTCCTCCTATCATCTAGCATAAAATGCATGGAGTacagacacaaataaaaatgcaGCCATTTTAACTTAGAAAGCCAAAGGAATCAAGTAGTGATACACTCTACTTGCATCAACCCCTTTCATTAACAGTTTGATCAAGCTGTTGATCAAGCTGTTGTACCATGAACTTGTCAATTTGAGCCTGCTTTGTTGGGTCGTATAAActcaaacaaataaaataaacacaaTTGATGTAGTAGAATAGCATTTAAAATAGCATGTTATAACCAAATTTATTGACTACTAAAATATCTTGCCAAGCATTGCAAGTGCTATTATTTTATTCACATTTTTTTCATAGTAAGcaaggaaaatttaaaaaaaaaaattaccacATGCCCCGTATTTTGTTTTTCAAGagtgataaaataaaataattcagaaattgatatatatattaaataaataaaattaagaatccaaaaaaatttaaatatatacaaCACAAATTTCTTAAGGGTAAAAATAACACTAAAAACAACAAATGAAAAGAGACAAATACTTATGATGATTGTCTCCTCCCAGATTCCATGTTCTGAACATTTCTAGCATACTCTGCACATATGATGTAAATAAGAAGGCATTTTTTATGTCCTTAAAATCTGATGTTTTattctttctttaaattttgtcCTATGTTTGATCTTCCTAAAAATATAATCTACCCAGTTTCATTTTACTAAAATTCTACAAAATCAGATTTTCAAACCTTAGTCCTCTTCATTGTTGCTTAAAGCCAAACAAACAACAAAGTCCACtatcattttttctttcatctGAGTAACTCTGACTGGAATTCAACGGACCAATTAGAGTCATCCTAATAAATATTCAAGTCTCAAACGAGTTAAATTGTGCTAATGGCAAGTAAATCATTAACCATATATGATCCATAAGTTAAAAACCATGTTAATACATTTTTCTTCACCAAAAAGTAATCTATGCACGAAGAAATACTAATCTTAAATAAGAACACCAAATACTTTTTTAGTATTGGCTATGATATATTAAACTGTATTTTAAGGGGAATTGTTTTCCAACATAATagtgtaaaaaataataaataaataacaaaataccACTTGAATGCAACACCATTCCAAAGATCTAAATTGTTACCTGATGTCATTGCTATAGCGTTAGGGTCCCTTATAGCTTTAGAAATCCGAATCAGAATATGAAATTCTGGAGTCAATTTCATTGAGTACTTATGActataaatcacaaaatacaaaagaaagAATGTCAAAACCAATAAAGTATGCAATTAATGGTAGGTTGGAAAAAAATATGACATTCATTAGCTTTGAGAAATTGAGATTGATCGAAACATTCAACGATCTTTGCATGGAGATGAGACAAAAATtggcttttttctttttatatatgtatgaaCACCAAAAGTCATGAATATGTAAATACCCCAAAATCactatttttttgttcttaaagttttcgaaaaagcGAAAAGATACCAATATAGCAAGTTAACAATCAAAAAcgtcatttttttttttagttttgctGTAACTCTCACATGTCTTACTCAACAAAGGCAAGTAATCTCACATGTCTGATATGACCTCTTATTAGCAGAAAATAGGAGCCACACATCACACCTGCAATAATTTCAATAATCATGGACTCTTAATTGAGATAAACACATGTCAAGCAGTCAAGCACACTATGGTAGGAGGTGTATGTTATATTAACATACTATGATAATTCATCAAGATTTAtccatatatgtatataatcgATGCAAGCTGAAATGAGATCATGTTATAGGCTCATAGgtataaacaaaatatataattgattGACTAGTAAACTCATTATATATGTGAAGTTAACACATTTTTAAGATTATCTACACTCCAACTAAAttgcacttttttttttttttgcagagAATTGATTATGAACCTTTGAGTCAAAATCCCGACCTAAATCAACAATAAGCACACACTTATCCTCACACGAAACAGGTTAAATTAAACTTTATACAACCTCCCATGAAGTTGCCGCACAGATAATCGTGAGTTTCCTTAATTAGTGAAAAAAACAATGCTAGATATTAGCTATACACCATTGTTGGTCTTATATATGTGTGGTAAAATTCATCCTTGAGCTGTAGTGAtacatttttatttgaaatattaGCTAAATAAAGCACTATTCAACTTTGACTACCTAGGTTGAATCCTTTTATTATGCTTGCTTCTATTTCTCCATCTGATTGGATGGTCAAATCAAGATAAATCTTACTTTTACTTATATTAAAAACATAATCATTGATCCAGTAGTAGTACTCATCATTTCCATGTTAATTACTACCAAAAAcgatttaaattattatctctAAGTAAAATTTTACTTACACCTTCTTTGTTTATGAACTAAATAAATTCAATAGGTATCATAATTTATAATGAAAACAACatataaataagatatttttctaatttgAGAATTGAAAGAAAATCAAGATTCAAGAAGGTGGAAATGATGAAGTGCTTATCGTGCAAgggcaaaataaaagaaaaaataaaaggttTATTATGGGTTTGTTCTACTATGAGtttgataaataaaagaaaatataaataaaaattataagatCAAAAACTAATGTAAATTCACATAAGTTTTGTCCTTACATCTTAACATTTAATATAGTAAGTAAGAGTTGTGTAGAGCATGATAAACCTGAACCTTGACTTTTTTGTCAACCATCAAAccaaataaattatatataagacAATAGAATGAATCAGGCAAGTaagaaaacaaaaggaaaaattaGCACTTAAAAGGCTTACCAAATAAAAGACAGTCAAATTTGCCTTTGAGAACTCTTGGAGCTGATGTCCATTTTCCATTTTGATGCATTGCAGTATTCATTACCTTCTTTACAGAGCTGAACATGAAAGCATGATTTCTTTTAACCTAATCAAGAATCAAAGTATGGGAATTCTCCAAGAGAATTGCACCATTTTAGAAATCTGCATTACAAATCTCCATTAAGAAATGAAGAATAAGTCTATGGTATGCCCAACCATTCATTGCTGATAGTTATAATTAGCTTGTAATATATTCAGAAGCTACATCATCCAAAGATTCAACTTTGTAAATTTATTGAAAGGAAATAAATTTTTACTTCTCTATAGCTGTTCTGCCCATATATTATCCAAAGtgttacacgtttctcattctTATAACATCCCCAAGAAAAGTAGCAAATTGTTAAGTTAGGAAGTTTTTTTCACGTCAATCATAAAATTCATAGTTTATAGTTAGGCAAAATCAAGAGATTTCCAATTTAGTCAAATGGTGACATCAAAAGTGATTAAAAGCAAAAAACTTCTAAGACTAACCAAATGCTATATCTCAAAGcaaaaatcaatatttaatgtgGAACAACTGCACATGTGATTTAATTCTTGAATTGAAGAAAGTTCCTTTTTCAATATCAAAAGTTTACCAATAGCATGCTTTAAGATAAGAGATCAATTTGATTCACAATAaatcatttaaaatattattccTAATGTTAGCAATATGTGTTCTATAGTTTCTTTTACAGTTTACACTTCTATAGATGTGCCCATATACCATCCAAAATAACCAAGAATAAGCCAATAAGGCATAAGATTTGATAACTCACCATGCTAAGCTTCTACAGATTTGCTGTTCTCACATGATAAGGTGTGAATTAATAAAATCACTAACcatctaaatttttaaaaaaataagaactaCATAATATATACAGGTTCCAATAAACTTAATAATAATGTTTAGTTACTTTGCCTGTTTGCCATCAGCATCAATTTATGAAACATCTATTGAAGAATGCATCCACAATGGCCAGAGAAGGAAGAACAAAATTAGTTAGACAATATTACAATACATATAAACTTAGTTAAATATTAATGTTTGCCATCCAACAAAGGAACCCCTTCAAAGTCCAGTTAAATTAGAATGACTTACCTTAAGAAGAAGAGGATTACACGCACGCTCATTTCATATGAGACAATGTACAAATCGTTACTGTATGCACTGATATGGTTCACAAATTTCAGAAGCATTCCAATAGCTTGGCCACTATTCATTTGAATGAAACCCTTTTATATGCACACCTGTTGAAaatttataacaataataagTACCCTGTTTATGTAAGTATCCTAAAAAATACAAACATGGCTGCcgaaatatttttaacaaaatatactATTGAAGAATTTAGGAAATAAATATGGCTCATAGCCTCATAGGAGGATATGAAAAGAGATCATAATCAGATAAACCAAACCTTGAAGAGAACATGAAAGAAGCATGTCTTCGGATTGGCACAGTGTTCAGTTGCAGGCTGCACATGCAACATAATTTAATGATTATTTCTCAAAATTCCAGCTCCATTTAGTAGAAGAAAACAAAACCCTCCATGAATTCATTCTGTCAGATAAACAAAAGAGTACTACAAAGTCTAATTCATGGTATCCGAATCTAGATGCAGCAACATTGAGTGACcaaatcaaagcaaattaaaACCATTCAGCATTTACATCTACTCTGCTCGAtttcaatttttcttattaGCCCTCCTTAGCTTCTATCATTAGAAAGAGCgcatcaattaaaaaaaattaaaagacacTACACAAAGCTAACGATGGTAAAAGCCAAATCTGTGAATAAGGGTGAATCACATCGggtaagaaaatataaaataaatttctaCTAAAAAGAAAATACCTCCGCAACACCGTCGATGGTAGGATCTCAGAGCTCTCGTTCTCTTCACCGTGTCATCAACTTGCTTCTAGCTACAACTTCTTCACTGTTGGCAGGAACACCACTCGCCGCTGCCGCTGTTCTTTCTCCTCGCTGCTGCATCAACAGCCATCATCACTTCTGGATTGTTATTCTTCATCTCTGCTGCTCGACGGTGATCCAATCGCTGATTGCTTCCCCGGTGACGGCCATAAGCCACGACAGCTATCTTTGCTAAGTAACTGCGAAGGGATCGAGCCTCGGTTTTCGGAAACAGATGAAAAGTCTCTAACGGCGGTTCCTCTGTTTGCATTGCGAGCAAAGTTTTTGCGTTTACTCCGGTGACGGTGCTGAGCTTCCGTACCGGCAGGCAAAGAGAACGATGGAGAGAGATCtgagtttttgaattttgaaatgcAGTAGCTTATGTAAAAAGTTGCCGCTAAATGTCCAAGTTTTGTCAttctaaatatatatttattttgataccCTTACTCTTTAGTGTGCCATGTGTCGTTTAGATAGGGTAGAGTAAAGAATCATCTACTGCTCTCCTTTTATATATAAAGGAGATTTATATacttttatttcaattaatttcATCACTTTTTTTCTGTTTCAACTCTATTATGTCTTATTTATTATGCTCTTTTatgttgatttttattttaaaactctATTGAAGTAATCTAAATTTAAAGAAGTGGATAATCACCTTTAATTCAAATATTATCAATTATTAAGAGTGTTAAGAATACTTGAGATAAGAAtataattagtttaataatgACAAACATAAATTTATTGGGTTTAACTCTCAATTAGTTTTGATAGTTCTTTGTAGTGATGTAGGCCCATAGATAAAGAGTGCAGCAGCCCAAACAAATTGGAACAAAGAAATAGAAGCTGCTGAAAAATGTCAAATtcacaaaaaaaacacaaatagaAAGTAACAAACAAATGAATTGGGCTAAACAGAAACTCAAGTCAATCCAAGTCCAAGTTGACTCATCCAAGAGAAAACAAACCAAAGCCAAAGCTTATAAGCTTTCTTCGGACAGatttaagaagaaaaaaaagagaaagcttCTTCCTTTGATTcattagaaaaaataaagagaaaagtaAATCAAGAAAGCAAATGTCTAATCGCCCTAATCAAAGCATGTTAAGCTAAGTCAGAGGATAAAtgtgatttatttttatttgcatGCAAGTTAATTTCTTCACTTCTTCTCCTACTCTCCGTGACACCATTTttggaaagaagaagaaactgGTGATAGATCATATCTGTTTTAAATCAATGGCTCAAATAGTTTCTTGGGGCCAAAGCACATTATCAAAGGTGCGGATTTGGAATTATCACTGAGAAAGCACTTCTCTGATGCTCTGTTAACCTCGGTCAAAGAAATTGACTCAATCTTAAAATCCCTAATTTTTTTGGTtgattgaagaaaaagaagtgatgaactATGAATGCTCAAGGTCCAAGGAGTTGACCAAGAACAAGGTACAAAAGGAAAAATGTTTCTAGTTGGGACTCAAGGAGAGAGAACCCGAGAGAAAGAGCAAAGAGTGAATCATCACTATTGAGTTTGAAGTCTTGAAAGTATTACACCTACACTGAGAGAGCACTCTGccaagatgaagaacaaagtttgaGTTCATTTGTTGGGTTCAGTTCCTTGAGAAAAAAACTAAGagtgattttagatttttttttttgtattttctatctTGTGTCATGTACCTTAGTGGTGCCCTTTGCTAAGTTGGGTAAGTACTTAGTGTGAAGAGtttaggtattagcataaccAAATCAAGTTTAGGTTGAAGCTTGTGTGCCCAGATAGGATTATGTGAATCCTAaggaattggtgtatgtaatactttgaCTATAGTGAAAATTCCACCAACGTTGTAGTgtagactggatgtaggttgcattgcacaagACAACTGAACTAGGATACATGACTGtgtcaatttttttctttttgattctGTTCTGTTTTctaaaatttatgagacaaaatgAAATTGTCTCCTAAATAATCTGCTACACAGTTCAAACAGAAATCTAGTTTGACTTCCAATTTCaaagtttaattaattaaagtaaaAGAAGGTCAAACATTCAACCTCCATTCTCTAAGTTTTTTGCAACCTTCAAAGACATTAAAATGATTTTTAGCTTGataattacttatatttttaatttttagcaTATTTATAGTTATGggtattaataaattaaaaaatttagggttaggataagatagaatttaaaaattttgggtATATAAGTTCTATTATGTCAATTGATATTAAAATTATGGATTAAGTACGATCCTAgcttaattttaaaatcgtcttttttactaaaattttaatttttattctaaaaatgtccttaattaaaaaaaaaagaaaacaaattaaagaaagGAGGGGGGATTACCAGGACaggaggagggaagaagaaagggaaaggGATCACGAAGGGGAGGGGGGAGCCGCCATCGTAGTGGGCTCGTCGCCGCCGTTGAGCCGCGTCATTGTATTGGGCTCGTCGCCATCGTTGAGCCACCGTCACTGACcgcgaagagagagagagagatgcgCGAGCTGaagggaagagagagagagggatgCGCGAGCTGAAGGGAAGAGAGAGAGGGATGTGCCGCTGT includes:
- the LOC130960999 gene encoding uncharacterized protein LOC130960999 encodes the protein MLITGNEIPSWFAPQKSSSFAEIPFPHPCPPTSFAEIPFPHPCPPTEWLGFAVCFLLVADRPLVYGDTEIACYKIMKQDKDDWRAESPVITRNVPLLEPKLPHLYILFLSIGEYPERMHTGYGFRLMRCPDCGPLKIVQAGCRLVCKEDLQDIYRNHSHTSSVGPNNE
- the LOC130960998 gene encoding TMV resistance protein N-like, with product MITDVPSSSSSSSPSVKTRRWINHVFISFRGEDTRKGFTDHLYAALERRGCIKTFKDDHDLESGEIISKGLIKGIQESMFALVVLSPNYASSRWCLDELQNIVECREKFNQVVFPIFYGVEPSDVRYQRGTFEEAFRKHEERFKEEKGKVQRWRDALQKVASYSGWDSKDNHEAALIERIVDHIQKLLIPKLPSSVGNLVGVESRMKKLNSLIGMQLDDVRFIGIWGMGGIGKTTTARLIYESIEEQFNFSCFLANVREVSATNGIVHIQRELLSHLSVRSNYFHNLFDGVKIIANSLHNKKVLLVLDDISERSQLENLAGKQEWFGPGSRIIITTRNKHLLMTHGVHQTCELEGLVQEEALHLFCLKAFKQDQPKSQYQNLCSEVVQYTRGLPLALEVLGSHLCGRTPVAWDSALNQLRSSPHPEIQNSLKISFESLSSSEREMFLDIACFFKGIDKDDVVGVLENCGYFPQFGIEILIDKSLVTLNRDNKLEMHDLLQEMGKNIVFQESPNDPGKRSRLWSHDDISRVLTQNKGTEAIQAIVYYGQAYEAGWSSEAIQAKVHYTRRHEARWSTEAFSKTSNIRLLRIFNVFHLSHGLDCLPYALRVLDWYGCPLKTLPLTDQLDVVDINLYSSKIEQLWHGTKILHKLKSINLSFSKNLNQTPDFVEVPNLESLVLQGCRSLTEIHSSVMHLKKLVQLNLKGCKRLKALPGKMEMSSLKVLNLSGCSNMNTIPDFGNCMGHLEELHLDGTAVTELPSSLGCLVGLVLLHLQNCRYLVCLPDTIHKLKSLKVLNVSNCSKLRSLPECLQELNNLEVLDASNTAIEELPLFVCYLENIKVVSFAGCKESTSVLNCFRVPSAVCRPSLLRRLDLSYCNLLAESIPDGFCGISLRDLDLSGNNFVNLPSDISKHSTLEYLCLNSCKKLQSLPGLPLSIKRIDAINCASLVTSKFHPSRQHYCITCTMALTKRTEEPP